The sequence CTTTTCCTATAAGTGCTGCTAAATCAAGAAATTCTCTTTCGTTAGGCTTTATTTTGCAATCTTTTAAAAGAACTTTCATAACTGTAGCAGCATTAGAACTTCCACCACCTAAACCGCTACCTGGTGGAATATTCTTAAAAACTTTAATATCAAATTCTCCCTGTAGAGCACACTTGTTTTTTAGAAGTTTCAAACTTTCAGAAACACTATTCTGTTCCGGTATCTCCCAATCAGATATAAAAGTAACACTATTTTTTTTAACTTTTTCAATCTCAATCTTATCTTGAAAACTGATTATATCAACAAAGGAGATAAGAGGATGAAAACCCTGTTGTGGAGGTCCAACTTCTAAAAAAAGATTAATTTTTGCTGGTGCTGAAATTATCATTCTCGCTATTGTTCTTTCCTGTTTTTTGCTACTTTCACAAGGGCTGGTCTAATAATTTTACCGTTCAAAATGTACCCCACCCTATCTTCTGCTAAAATATAGTCTTCTTCAACATCGTTGGTTTCAACGATTTCTGATGCCTCATGTAAATTTGGATCAAATTTAACACCTTGTGAAGTAATCTTTTTTACGCCTACAGATTCAAGAAGTTTTAAAAATTCTGTCCCGAGCATTTGGACACCTTGTTGGATAACATCATTAGAAGAATTTTTATCCATCTGTTTTAACACACTTTCAAATATATCGTTAAAAGGAATTAATTGACATATAAAATTTTCGAGCCCAAATTGAAATATTTCTCTTTTTTCTTTCTCTGTTCTTTTTCTGTAATTTTCAAATTCTGCGGCGGTTCTTAAGTATTTATCTTTAACTTCTAAAAACTCTTTCTGACTAGAGAGTAGAGATTTTTCTGCATTTTTCAATTTTTTTGAGTTTTCTCGCAGGTTGTGTAAATCTGTCTCTCTAATATTTATTATTTTTTCTACTTTTTTACGCATCTTATTACCACCTCTAAGAAATCAAGAAAAAACAACTTTAAACCTAACTACTTGATAAAACCCATACGCCAAGGAGGCCAATATATAAACAATGCCTTGCCAACCATTTTGTCTGATGAAACAAACCCAAAATAGCGGCTATCTTTACTATTTATACTGTTATCTCCAAGAACAAAGTAATTAGATTTAGGAATTTGTATCTCTTCATTTTCTTCAAAATATCCTAAGCTATAATAGTATATTTCCCCAATAGTTCCATCAGTTATTTTTTCGTCGTTTATATATATACTCCCTTCTTTTATCTGTAGCCTTTCACCGGGAAGCCCTATAAGACGTTTTACAAAATCACGTTTAGGGTCTTCTGGATATTTAAAAATAACAACCTCACCTCTTTTAGGTGGCCTAATTTTATAAATTATATTGTTTGATAATAGACGGTCGCCAATTTTTAAAGTTGGATACATTGAAGAAGAAGGAATTCTAAAGTTACCAATAAATATAAACCTGATAATAAGAGCAATAGATACCGCCCAAATTAAAGATTTAAGCCAATCTGCCCAAACTGATGTTTTCCCTTCTTTATCTTTTTTTTTCATTTCTCCCTCAAGTTTACAATATAAAATATAGATTTTACCTTTTTAGAAGAATTAATGCAACCGTTTTTTTAAAGTTTCTATATATACAGAGGTATAATCTGATACCATTTTTTCTAAGCCAAAGTTTTCTTCAACCCGTATCTTTGCAGAAATGCCTGTTTGATGTCGTATTTTTTTGTCTTTAATAAGCATTATTATTTTATCGGCAAGCTGAACATAACTTTTAGGTTCAACAACAAACCCGCTTATATTATTCTCTATAATGTAAGGTATATCAGCAACCCCAAAAGCTACTGTTGATTTTCCGTATTTCATTGCTTCAAGAAGACTAACTGGAAACCCTTCCCAGAGAGAAGGTAGAACAAAAATATCAAAAAGTTGGATAAGTTCTTCCACATCAGAACGAAATCCAGTAAAAATAAAATTTTTAATCAGCCCTCTCTTACCAATTTCTTGTAAAAGAGAATTTTTTAAAGGTCCTTCGCCCGCAATAAGAAAAAAAGTGTTTGGGAACTCCTTTAATACTCTCTCTGCACCCTTTATCAGATAAATATGTCCTTTGGCTGTTTTTAAATTACCAACAGTTCCAACAAGATAGTCTGATTTTTTTAAGCCAAAAGACTCTTTATTTATTGTGGGTTGAACCTTTTCATTAGAAATACCGTTTGGGATAACAATTATTTTTTCTTTAGGTATATGGGCTTTTTTTATAAGTACTTCTCTACCAGAAAAAGAGTTAGATATAATCAAATCTGCCCAGATAGAAGTAAATTTATCTACCTGCCAATGGTACCATTTACGCCAAACATCAATACTTCTTTGTGAAGATATAACTAAAGGGGTTTTTAGAAGCAACCCGGCAACCCTTCCAACCAAATTGCCTGCAAAAAGGAAGGAATGTATAATATCTGGGTTTTCATCTTTTAAATATTTAAGAAAGAGGAAAAAGGTGTATGGTTTTTTTTTAAAACTGAATATATAGGTTTTTATATTTCTTTTTACCAATTCGTCAGTAAATTTACCAGTTCCTTTTATGGCAAAAATTATCGGTTTTTCAAATAGATTTAAATTGAGGTTTTCAAGCATCAGTAGGAGCATTTTTTCTGTACCTCCTATCTCTGAACTTGAAATAATGTAGGATATTTTTATTTTTTTATTTTCCATAATAGGGTTTCAAATCTAAGGAGGGAATACCCCTTTTGATTTTTTCATAGGCAAGCAACCCATTTATTCCTGCTCTGGGAAAAAAGTGATTTTTAGCTACCTTAAAATTCTTAGTATTTTTAACTCTTTCATTTAAAAGAGATACACCAGGTCCAACTATTAAAAGATTTTTAAGCAAGTCGGTCTCTAAAATTTCTTCAATAGTTTTTTTTTCAGGCAAATAACTACTTTTATAATAGAACCGTGAAGTGAAATAAGAAACATAAAGTTTACCACTATAAGCATTAATCAAATTTATTGCAGGAAGGTTCAAATCTTTTATACCAAAAAAAATAGATTGAGGTAAAGATATAGAATATATTCGGGTTCTATCGCCTTTAGCAAGCCCCAAGGTAAATGATAATCCACCTCTTGTGCCTGTCCAAGAACCTGGACCGTTTGAAACAACAAAATAATCTATTTCTGATAAAGCAATATGTGATTTTTTAAGAAGGTTAAGCAGGTTTGGAGTTAATTGACCAGAAATGTCAAAATCGTTGAAATAGACTTCATATTTAATTTCGTTGTCTTCAAGAAATGCTAAACTACCAATCTCAGAAGTAGTTTCCAAAGATAGGATTTTCATTTACTTTACTCGGCTTAAAAGTTTAGAAATAGTCTTAGCATCAAAATTTGTATTAGAACCAATATTAAATTCGCTTGCAAGACTAAATTTAGCTGTCCCTAAGGGCACTTTACTTTCTAGGTAGACAGGTACTCTTTTATTGTCTGCAGTAATCCAAATATCCATTTTACCTTTAGTAAAGAAACCCGCATCAGATTTTGCCTGAGGTTCTACAATAAAAATATCTCTAACACCATAATTAGGAATATTTTTTTTGGCTCTACTTTTTCTGTTTATAATTAGGTCCCACATTTCTCTCAACACTACAGGGACCGTAAAAACTCTTTTTGTATTAAAATCGAGGGTTCTTACCATATAAAAACTTGATATTCCATCGTAGGCAGGATTTGTTAACTTTACAGTTTGGGTTTTTGTAGAATAGATTTTACCTTTTCTATATTTCCTTAACCTCCATCTGTAAGTATCAGAGTTCTTATTAAAATATAAATCTAAAATATCTTCTTTATCTCTATTTTTAGTATATTGATAATAATAACAAGGTAGTAATGTTTCTCTATCTATATAAGCATCTATCCTGTAATAACCCATATTCATATTTGCAAGGACACCTTCTGGAACAGTAACAGCTACAAGATGGTATATATCTCCATAGTTATTTTTAGCTTTTTTTGAAGCAACCAGAGCTTTTCCTACCTTCATAAAGTTCCAGTTAACATTATAAATAAGACATTCCCCACTCCACCTTTCAAAAAATTCTTTTTCCGTAGCATAAGGGTCCAAAACCGGTGTAGGAACTACTGGTTTTGGTACAATAACAGGTTCTTCTTTCTTTGCAATTACAACAGGGGGTTCTTCCTCAACTATTACTTCTAAAACTTCTTTCTCTTCTTTTGGGGACGCAATAACGGTAGGTTCAGAGGGCTCTACTTTTACCTCTTCAATTTTAACAACAGGTTTTTCTTTTTTAACAACCGGAATCAGTTCTTCCTCGACAGCCGCAAATTTTTTCTCATCAAAAACCGTATCTTGAGGATGAAGGTCTGCTTTATGATGTTCCTGGTCTTCTTCAATACATTCGCCTAAAATTGGTGCTTCAGTAATCTGCTGAGAAAGTTTTTCTTGACTCCGTTGACTTGACCTCCAATCTTCCTCATAACAGACACACCCAGACAAAAACATTAAAAAAACAAAAAGAAGTAAGCATTTAGACGCTTTTTTCATTATTATAATATGTTTGATGTTTTAAAAACAAGTTCTTTAATTTGGTTTTAGTTTGATAGTAAACTTAGTAAAAACTTTACCATAAATTTCACAAACTGTCAAGAGAACGAATTATGCCATAATAAATCTATACGAAAAGAAATCTTTGCGCCAAATAGAAATCTATACAAAACTATCTTCCTAAACAAGAAAATAGGGAGGCAGTAAATGGAGTCAGAGAGACTAACGATGAAAGAGAAAGGCAAGGATAAATACGAGAGATTACCTTGCATATCATTCCGGACTTGATCCGGAATCTCGTTTTTTCTACCACTTCATAGGTGACAAAATGGGACGGGAGAGAATTTCCCCCTCTAATTGCCTCTCCTTTTGGGGGAGAGGAATATAAAGTGAGGGAGTCTTTTGCTTTTAAATCATTTGATTTTGGGAAGTCTGTTTAAAGCCCCCATTCCGTCTTTACAAGGACAGACAATTCTCTCGGAAGTTTCCAACCAAAGAGGGAGGGGTACAAACAATATATCAAACAGTACTTCTTTTATTTAAAATAGATTTTTCTGCTTCTTCAAGGACTTTCAAAACACGTAAACCCTCTAAACCATCTGTTAAGGGGGTTTTACGGGTTTCAATACACTCCACAAAATGCTCAAGTTCTAACCTTAGAGGTTCACCTTTCTCTACAGGTATAACTTGACTTTCAGATTTTTGTGCAACAGGTATTTTCCCGTCTATCCATTCAATTTGGTGTGGATATAAAAACAGTTTTTCTTGTAAAGTGTCATCAAAAACTAGCATCCCTTTAGAACCTATAACCACAAGTTTCTGTTCCTTAAACGGGTTTAACCAATTTACTGAAATATGGCTCTTTACACCCGTTGAAAATTTTAATGTTATGACAGCCATATCATATATCTCTTTTTGAAGATAAGCGCCAGCAAAAGAA comes from bacterium and encodes:
- a CDS encoding nucleotide exchange factor GrpE codes for the protein MRKKVEKIINIRETDLHNLRENSKKLKNAEKSLLSSQKEFLEVKDKYLRTAAEFENYRKRTEKEKREIFQFGLENFICQLIPFNDIFESVLKQMDKNSSNDVIQQGVQMLGTEFLKLLESVGVKKITSQGVKFDPNLHEASEIVETNDVEEDYILAEDRVGYILNGKIIRPALVKVAKNRKEQ
- the lepB gene encoding signal peptidase I is translated as MKKKDKEGKTSVWADWLKSLIWAVSIALIIRFIFIGNFRIPSSSMYPTLKIGDRLLSNNIIYKIRPPKRGEVVIFKYPEDPKRDFVKRLIGLPGERLQIKEGSIYINDEKITDGTIGEIYYYSLGYFEENEEIQIPKSNYFVLGDNSINSKDSRYFGFVSSDKMVGKALFIYWPPWRMGFIK
- a CDS encoding glycosyltransferase encodes the protein MENKKIKISYIISSSEIGGTEKMLLLMLENLNLNLFEKPIIFAIKGTGKFTDELVKRNIKTYIFSFKKKPYTFFLFLKYLKDENPDIIHSFLFAGNLVGRVAGLLLKTPLVISSQRSIDVWRKWYHWQVDKFTSIWADLIISNSFSGREVLIKKAHIPKEKIIVIPNGISNEKVQPTINKESFGLKKSDYLVGTVGNLKTAKGHIYLIKGAERVLKEFPNTFFLIAGEGPLKNSLLQEIGKRGLIKNFIFTGFRSDVEELIQLFDIFVLPSLWEGFPVSLLEAMKYGKSTVAFGVADIPYIIENNISGFVVEPKSYVQLADKIIMLIKDKKIRHQTGISAKIRVEENFGLEKMVSDYTSVYIETLKKRLH
- the tsaB gene encoding tRNA (adenosine(37)-N6)-threonylcarbamoyltransferase complex dimerization subunit type 1 TsaB — protein: MKILSLETTSEIGSLAFLEDNEIKYEVYFNDFDISGQLTPNLLNLLKKSHIALSEIDYFVVSNGPGSWTGTRGGLSFTLGLAKGDRTRIYSISLPQSIFFGIKDLNLPAINLINAYSGKLYVSYFTSRFYYKSSYLPEKKTIEEILETDLLKNLLIVGPGVSLLNERVKNTKNFKVAKNHFFPRAGINGLLAYEKIKRGIPSLDLKPYYGK
- a CDS encoding DUF3108 domain-containing protein — its product is MKKASKCLLLFVFLMFLSGCVCYEEDWRSSQRSQEKLSQQITEAPILGECIEEDQEHHKADLHPQDTVFDEKKFAAVEEELIPVVKKEKPVVKIEEVKVEPSEPTVIASPKEEKEVLEVIVEEEPPVVIAKKEEPVIVPKPVVPTPVLDPYATEKEFFERWSGECLIYNVNWNFMKVGKALVASKKAKNNYGDIYHLVAVTVPEGVLANMNMGYYRIDAYIDRETLLPCYYYQYTKNRDKEDILDLYFNKNSDTYRWRLRKYRKGKIYSTKTQTVKLTNPAYDGISSFYMVRTLDFNTKRVFTVPVVLREMWDLIINRKSRAKKNIPNYGVRDIFIVEPQAKSDAGFFTKGKMDIWITADNKRVPVYLESKVPLGTAKFSLASEFNIGSNTNFDAKTISKLLSRVK